One stretch of Chitinophaga pendula DNA includes these proteins:
- a CDS encoding LytR/AlgR family response regulator transcription factor, with protein MSEIKAIIVDDEQHCVDALQTMLEKKCPEVMVVGKAHNVKDARLLVDELQPDLVFLDVEMPYQNGFELLRQYEKVQFEVIFTTAFEQYALKAIKFNALDYLLKPFSVKELQEAVQKCRERHEQRQPTSTSPLDIFLQNMRTVHQTHKKIALPTINGLVFMPVQNIVRCESTGNYTRIFFTDKKHLMVSRPLKEFEELLTDVDFFRIHNSHLINLQQMQSYIQGEGGYALMSDGTQVEVSRRRKAEFLKRAMQF; from the coding sequence ATGAGCGAAATCAAAGCAATCATCGTTGATGATGAACAACACTGTGTTGACGCTTTGCAGACTATGTTAGAAAAGAAATGTCCGGAAGTCATGGTGGTAGGAAAAGCACATAACGTAAAAGATGCCCGCCTGCTGGTAGACGAATTACAGCCGGATCTCGTATTCCTGGACGTAGAAATGCCCTATCAGAACGGTTTCGAACTCCTGCGACAATACGAAAAGGTCCAGTTCGAAGTGATCTTTACCACCGCATTCGAACAATATGCCCTGAAGGCCATCAAGTTCAACGCACTCGACTACCTGCTTAAACCCTTCAGCGTAAAAGAACTACAGGAAGCAGTTCAGAAATGCCGGGAACGCCACGAACAAAGACAACCTACCTCCACCTCGCCACTGGACATCTTCTTACAAAACATGCGCACCGTACACCAGACACATAAGAAGATCGCCCTGCCTACCATCAACGGCCTGGTTTTTATGCCCGTACAAAACATCGTACGCTGCGAATCAACAGGCAACTATACCCGTATCTTTTTTACAGACAAAAAACACCTGATGGTATCAAGACCATTGAAAGAATTTGAAGAACTACTCACAGATGTCGACTTCTTTCGTATTCACAACTCACACCTCATCAACCTCCAACAAATGCAGTCCTACATACAGGGAGAAGGTGGCTATGCACTCATGAGCGATGGCACCCAGGTCGAAGTCTCCCGCCGCCGGAAAGCCGAATTCCTGAAAAGAGCCATGCAATTCTAA
- a CDS encoding tetratricopeptide repeat-containing sensor histidine kinase, with product MPGVYVLLIVAFLLGVNTQARTQPAIHIGQMMDSARSMPNDTAKVNWLVEKGKSTARYYDSRKEDNPFLRDAIALGLKIKYPRGLAVAYNETGTSRRNRSEYILAADYHEKALKYAEDAKDDPLICFVLNNLGVDNRRLEKLQPAFNYHLRALHIAERINDLRNICVATNSIGNIELSLHQYQSAVDHFNKALALEKTRENNLGIAINLGNLGYAYQGLGKLSLAIEYFKKSLAINQQMPDTTGIVICYNALGAACQEIKDYAAAMEYLQLALKINNSVADKIHLAESYLNIGKLLSAQGKHDEARTNIQESIHISNRWRFNYMLMEAYKALAADYKQNDEFEASLAAQDRSLAYKDSILDEKSTLALAQMHAIYEVDRKDNQIRTLEHDNLMGNLRTRRNVVYTLTLAGFLLMLTIGGFFYIRHRNLQANKQTLQLELRSLRAQMNPHFIFNSLSSIHRYIWSNNQEEASDYLTKFSKLMRMILDNSQHTFISLNKELESLRLYMDLEQLRCNNAFEYTITIDDAINEEDVMIPPMIIQPYVENAIWHGLVPRTEKGRLDINIALNGKRLECTVTDNGIGRKKAMEIKERKGQAHQSMGMKVTEGRIDLIRKINNTKDANITVTDLQDRDGHPTGTRVGIVLPVEFIF from the coding sequence ATGCCTGGTGTATATGTTTTACTAATAGTGGCCTTCCTCCTGGGAGTAAATACGCAAGCCCGTACACAACCTGCTATCCATATAGGTCAAATGATGGACTCCGCCAGATCAATGCCCAACGATACGGCAAAAGTAAACTGGCTGGTAGAAAAAGGTAAAAGTACAGCCCGGTATTACGACTCCCGTAAAGAAGACAACCCCTTCCTCAGAGATGCAATCGCCCTGGGATTAAAGATCAAATATCCCCGCGGACTGGCAGTCGCATACAACGAAACCGGTACCTCCCGCCGAAATCGATCAGAATACATTCTAGCCGCCGACTACCACGAAAAAGCTCTCAAATACGCAGAAGACGCCAAAGATGACCCGCTCATCTGCTTCGTACTCAATAACCTCGGTGTCGACAACCGCCGCCTGGAAAAATTACAACCCGCCTTCAACTATCACCTGCGTGCACTCCATATCGCCGAACGCATCAACGACCTCCGCAATATCTGCGTCGCCACCAACAGCATCGGCAACATAGAACTTTCCTTACACCAGTACCAATCCGCTGTCGACCACTTCAATAAAGCCCTCGCACTGGAAAAAACACGCGAAAACAACCTTGGTATTGCCATTAATCTTGGTAACTTAGGATACGCTTACCAGGGACTGGGGAAATTATCACTGGCTATCGAATACTTTAAAAAATCACTGGCTATCAACCAGCAAATGCCGGATACCACCGGTATCGTAATCTGCTATAACGCGCTGGGGGCCGCCTGCCAGGAGATAAAAGACTATGCCGCTGCCATGGAATACCTGCAGCTCGCCCTGAAGATCAACAACAGCGTAGCCGACAAAATACACCTGGCAGAAAGCTATCTGAATATAGGTAAACTGTTAAGTGCTCAGGGCAAACACGACGAAGCCCGCACCAATATACAGGAATCCATCCATATCAGTAACCGCTGGCGGTTCAACTACATGCTGATGGAAGCCTATAAAGCACTGGCCGCAGACTATAAACAAAATGATGAATTCGAAGCATCCCTGGCCGCACAAGACCGGTCACTGGCATACAAGGATAGCATACTAGACGAGAAATCTACACTGGCACTGGCACAAATGCATGCCATCTACGAAGTGGACCGCAAAGACAACCAGATCCGGACACTCGAACATGACAACCTGATGGGTAACCTACGGACAAGAAGAAACGTAGTATATACCTTAACGTTGGCAGGTTTCCTCCTGATGTTGACAATTGGTGGTTTTTTCTACATCAGGCATCGTAACTTGCAGGCCAATAAACAAACACTGCAACTCGAACTAAGGTCGCTTAGAGCACAAATGAATCCACATTTTATATTCAACTCATTAAGCTCTATACACCGTTATATCTGGAGCAATAACCAGGAAGAAGCATCCGACTACCTGACCAAATTCTCCAAACTAATGAGGATGATACTGGACAACTCCCAGCATACCTTCATCTCACTGAATAAAGAGCTGGAATCATTACGGCTCTATATGGACCTGGAACAATTAAGATGTAATAACGCATTCGAATATACTATTACCATAGACGATGCCATCAATGAAGAAGATGTGATGATACCGCCTATGATCATTCAACCTTATGTGGAAAACGCCATCTGGCACGGACTGGTGCCCAGAACAGAAAAAGGACGGCTCGATATCAACATCGCACTCAATGGCAAACGGCTGGAATGCACTGTCACCGATAATGGCATAGGCCGCAAAAAGGCAATGGAGATCAAAGAAAGAAAAGGACAAGCCCATCAGTCCATGGGAATGAAAGTAACAGAAGGAAGGATCGACCTGATACGAAAGATCAATAATACGAAAGACGCGAATATAACGGTCACGGATCTCCAGGATCGTGACGGCCACCCAACGGGGACGAGGGTGGGAATAGTTTTACCTGTTGAGTTTATATTTTAA
- a CDS encoding 4-hydroxy-3-methylbut-2-enyl diphosphate reductase gives MKTFNVPIIYRSPLITAIKNRRKQQDRMKKDFTPTILDFGPIRIMLARHFGFCYGVENAIEIAFRTLEENPGKRIFLLSEMIHNPHVNNDLLAKGVSFIMDTSGRQLVPWESLLPDDIVIIPAFGTTLEIEEKLSSVGITPLQYNTTCPFVERVWNKAEQIGQKQYTVIVHGKPGHEETRATFSHSRHITPTVVVKDMEEAQLLSAFITGERPAADFEAAFQGQFSPGFDVIKDLQRVGVVNQTTMLATETQAIADFIKGVMISHYDLTDDTVGSRFADTRDTLCYATNDNQSAVIGMLEMPADLAIVVGGYNSSNTSHLVELCEEQLPTYFISSEEKLLSDNEISHWDFHERSERYSTGYLPAKEQVDILLTSGASCPDALVEGVIRRLLSFYDLEYMADEAAKAF, from the coding sequence ATGAAAACGTTCAACGTTCCGATCATATACCGTAGTCCGCTGATCACAGCCATTAAGAACAGGCGTAAGCAGCAGGACCGGATGAAGAAGGATTTTACACCTACTATATTGGATTTTGGCCCTATCAGGATCATGCTGGCCCGTCATTTCGGTTTTTGTTACGGGGTGGAGAATGCTATAGAGATTGCTTTCCGTACGCTGGAGGAAAATCCCGGGAAGCGGATCTTTCTGTTAAGTGAGATGATCCACAATCCTCACGTCAATAACGATCTGTTAGCCAAGGGGGTATCTTTCATTATGGACACCAGCGGGCGGCAGTTGGTACCTTGGGAGTCGTTGTTGCCGGATGATATTGTGATCATTCCTGCATTTGGCACGACGCTGGAGATTGAGGAGAAGCTGTCTTCTGTGGGGATCACCCCATTGCAATACAATACGACCTGTCCGTTTGTGGAGCGGGTGTGGAATAAGGCGGAACAGATCGGTCAGAAGCAGTATACGGTGATCGTACACGGTAAGCCCGGGCATGAGGAGACCAGGGCGACCTTTTCTCATAGCCGTCATATTACGCCTACGGTGGTGGTGAAAGATATGGAAGAGGCGCAGTTGTTGTCTGCTTTTATTACCGGAGAACGTCCGGCGGCTGATTTTGAGGCGGCCTTCCAGGGGCAGTTCTCTCCTGGTTTTGATGTAATTAAGGATTTGCAACGGGTGGGTGTGGTGAACCAGACGACTATGCTGGCGACGGAGACCCAGGCCATTGCAGATTTTATAAAGGGTGTGATGATCAGTCACTATGATCTGACTGATGATACGGTGGGCAGTCGTTTTGCGGATACCAGGGATACGCTTTGTTATGCGACCAACGATAACCAGAGTGCGGTAATAGGCATGCTGGAGATGCCTGCCGACCTGGCTATCGTGGTAGGTGGGTATAACAGTTCCAATACCTCTCACCTGGTGGAGCTTTGTGAGGAGCAGTTGCCGACGTACTTTATTTCTTCGGAGGAGAAGTTATTGTCTGACAACGAGATATCTCACTGGGATTTTCACGAGCGCAGTGAGCGTTATAGTACGGGATACCTGCCGGCGAAGGAGCAGGTGGATATATTGCTGACCAGCGGGGCTTCTTGTCCGGATGCTTTGGTGGAGGGGGTGATCCGGCGGTTGCTGTCTTTCTATGATTTGGAATATATGGCAGACGAAGCGGCTAAAGCTTTTTAA